The following are from one region of the Chloracidobacterium sp. genome:
- the mpl gene encoding UDP-N-acetylmuramate:L-alanyl-gamma-D-glutamyl-meso-diaminopimelate ligase, with the protein MHYHLIGICGTAMASLAGMLQASGHRVTGSDQNVYPPMSTQLESLGIEILNGYRAENADIGADCVVVGNAISRGNPELEEVLKRKIVYRSQAEIVKELFIRGKRSLVVAGTHGKTTTTSIATWVCDVGGLDPGFLVGGVVQNFGASFRVTESEFFVIEGDEYDTAYFDKKPKFMHYLPEIAIVNNIEFDHADIYRDLYEIKFQFSRLMNLVPGNGRLICGVDSPVVREVLNEMQGKLFTQVETFGLSDDAKWQARYIDFTGDLTRFTVFKDASSWGEFETHLIGEFNVRNSLAVIIAADAWGISKEKIQKAFDTFRSVKRRMEVRGTIAGVTVIDDFAHHPTAVEETLKALRIKYDGRRLIAVFEPRSWSSRLAVFQEPYSKAFSYADHVIISGVYNTSKASELGKVLDVSELVKDIELQGKRAFSYPDADSIVEHLKPELREGDVVAIMSNGGFGGIHEKILDVLRA; encoded by the coding sequence ATGCATTATCATCTCATTGGAATTTGCGGGACGGCGATGGCTTCGCTTGCCGGGATGCTGCAGGCTAGCGGGCATCGCGTTACGGGTTCGGATCAAAACGTCTACCCGCCGATGTCTACGCAACTCGAATCGCTCGGAATTGAGATCCTAAATGGATATAGAGCCGAAAATGCGGATATCGGAGCAGATTGCGTCGTTGTCGGCAATGCGATTTCGCGAGGCAACCCCGAACTCGAAGAGGTTCTGAAGCGCAAGATCGTATACCGCTCACAGGCGGAGATCGTTAAGGAGCTATTCATTCGCGGTAAGCGTTCGCTGGTGGTTGCCGGAACTCACGGAAAAACAACGACTACGAGTATCGCTACATGGGTATGTGACGTCGGCGGCCTGGATCCCGGCTTTCTTGTCGGCGGCGTTGTTCAGAATTTCGGCGCAAGCTTTCGCGTTACAGAAAGTGAGTTCTTTGTCATTGAGGGAGACGAATATGACACTGCATACTTCGACAAAAAACCGAAGTTCATGCATTACCTCCCCGAGATCGCGATCGTCAACAACATCGAATTCGATCACGCTGATATTTATCGCGATCTTTATGAGATCAAATTCCAATTCTCGCGCTTGATGAACCTTGTACCAGGAAATGGACGCCTTATCTGCGGCGTCGATTCGCCCGTTGTGAGGGAAGTGCTCAACGAGATGCAGGGCAAACTCTTCACGCAGGTCGAGACCTTCGGCCTTTCGGATGACGCGAAGTGGCAGGCCCGATACATCGATTTCACCGGCGACTTGACGCGATTCACCGTTTTCAAAGACGCCAGCAGTTGGGGCGAATTCGAAACGCATTTGATCGGCGAGTTCAACGTCCGCAATTCTCTTGCCGTTATCATAGCGGCGGATGCTTGGGGTATCTCGAAAGAGAAGATCCAAAAGGCGTTTGACACATTCAGATCAGTAAAGCGGCGGATGGAGGTGCGCGGTACGATCGCGGGGGTAACGGTGATCGACGATTTCGCCCATCATCCAACGGCAGTCGAGGAGACGTTGAAAGCCCTTCGTATTAAGTATGACGGCCGACGGCTGATCGCGGTTTTTGAACCGCGTTCATGGTCGTCGCGGCTTGCAGTGTTTCAGGAACCGTATTCAAAAGCGTTCTCTTATGCCGATCATGTGATCATTTCTGGCGTCTATAACACTTCGAAGGCAAGCGAACTTGGCAAAGTGCTCGATGTCAGTGAACTCGTCAAGGACATCGAACTTCAGGGCAAGAGGGCGTTTTCCTATCCTGATGCCGACTCGATCGTCGAACATCTGAAACCCGAACTCCGCGAGGGTGATGT
- a CDS encoding zinc-ribbon domain containing protein gives MPDIETVCVQCKESFLFTEKEQEVFYQRNMMPPQRCGKCRSKKAAVGEDAPAKFEIVCDHCGKHDQVPFQPKVGRTILCRECHEASRSRARFA, from the coding sequence ATGCCGGATATCGAGACCGTTTGCGTTCAGTGCAAAGAATCGTTTTTATTTACCGAAAAAGAGCAGGAGGTATTCTATCAGCGCAATATGATGCCGCCGCAGAGATGCGGAAAATGCCGTTCTAAAAAGGCCGCTGTTGGCGAGGATGCTCCGGCCAAGTTCGAGATCGTATGTGACCATTGCGGGAAACACGATCAGGTGCCATTTCAGCCCAAGGTCGGCAGGACAATACTTTGTCGCGAATGTCACGAAGCCAGCCGTTCGCGAGCGCGCTTTGCGTGA
- a CDS encoding phosphate/phosphite/phosphonate ABC transporter substrate-binding protein: MLKTLSLFVVVVAVITIGCGGGQTPSNSASPGTQKVVVALKPDKNPDQMLAERDSASRFLTEKLGRPVEVIIPLSAAVINEGFSNGTIDIGYLSANDLINAKDADALLVGEINGKTTYKSYWLALKDKPYNSVEDLRGKPIAFASRTSTSGFIIPLWDLRKRGLVSEKADPEEFFGKGNVFFGTGYVSAVERVLSGEAEAAAVSYYVLDENKHLTEEQRGKLKKVAEQGDVPTHIIAVRKNLTGADRDRLKTALLSMNDAPNTELRDKLFTSRLVETDQESHLRPLREALIVVPR, translated from the coding sequence ATGTTGAAAACACTTTCACTCTTCGTCGTTGTTGTGGCCGTGATCACGATCGGCTGCGGAGGCGGGCAAACACCTTCAAATTCCGCGTCACCCGGCACGCAAAAGGTGGTTGTTGCATTAAAGCCGGACAAGAACCCAGATCAGATGCTTGCCGAACGTGATTCAGCCTCACGGTTCCTGACAGAAAAGCTTGGCCGCCCGGTTGAGGTCATCATCCCGCTTTCGGCTGCTGTGATCAACGAGGGCTTTTCGAACGGCACGATCGATATCGGCTATCTCAGTGCGAATGACCTCATAAATGCAAAGGATGCCGACGCCTTGCTTGTTGGCGAGATAAACGGAAAGACGACCTATAAGAGCTACTGGTTGGCGCTTAAGGACAAACCATACAATAGTGTCGAAGATCTGAGGGGAAAGCCGATCGCGTTTGCCAGCAGGACGAGCACATCCGGATTCATCATTCCGTTGTGGGATCTGCGCAAGCGTGGCCTTGTTTCAGAAAAAGCAGATCCGGAAGAGTTCTTTGGCAAAGGAAACGTCTTCTTCGGCACCGGATATGTTTCCGCCGTCGAACGTGTTCTTTCGGGTGAGGCCGAGGCTGCTGCGGTAAGCTATTATGTTCTGGATGAGAACAAACACCTCACCGAAGAGCAGCGAGGCAAATTGAAGAAGGTTGCTGAACAAGGCGACGTGCCTACCCACATAATCGCGGTTCGAAAGAACCTGACCGGGGCTGATAGAGACCGGCTTAAGACCGCATTGCTATCGATGAACGACGCGCCGAACACCGAACTTCGCGATAAATTGTTCACGTCGAGGCTGGTCGAGACAGATCAGGAATCACACCTCAGGCCCTTGCGGGAAGCTCTGATCGTTGTTCCAAGATAA
- a CDS encoding histone deacetylase, with protein MTTAIVHHPIYEKHDTGYGHPETPARYKAVIESLKADVELWNNMLEIIPDRASQGSVLAAHSKDNFKRSEGAFEHGLERLDADTTISMRSFDAALYAAGGAIAAVDAVMSGTVSNAFVAARPPGHHATAEHSMGFCIFNNVAIAARYAQNRYKEIERIAVIDWDVHHGNGTQGIFYTDPSVFFFSMHQYPWYPGTGSRGETGHARGLGSTLNLPVKAFTQPEDQLSAFEAAIGEISSRFTPDMIFVSAGFDAHRSDPLGQLQLEDPDFRSMTRIVLDWADEACQGRLVSCLEGGYNLETLGQTVHEHVIELNAAN; from the coding sequence ATGACTACGGCGATTGTTCACCATCCAATTTACGAAAAGCACGATACAGGCTACGGGCATCCAGAGACACCAGCACGTTATAAAGCGGTGATCGAATCATTGAAGGCAGACGTCGAACTATGGAACAACATGCTGGAGATAATACCCGATAGAGCATCACAGGGCTCGGTTCTAGCGGCACACAGCAAAGACAATTTTAAGCGTAGCGAAGGCGCGTTCGAGCACGGACTTGAGCGTCTCGATGCTGACACGACGATCTCAATGAGATCGTTCGATGCAGCACTTTATGCGGCGGGTGGTGCGATCGCTGCGGTCGATGCGGTCATGAGCGGAACTGTTTCAAATGCGTTTGTTGCAGCTCGGCCGCCCGGACATCACGCAACTGCAGAACATTCAATGGGCTTCTGTATATTCAACAATGTCGCTATCGCCGCGCGTTATGCGCAGAACAGATATAAGGAGATCGAACGTATCGCCGTGATCGATTGGGATGTACATCACGGTAACGGAACACAGGGTATTTTTTACACCGACCCAAGCGTCTTCTTTTTCTCGATGCACCAGTATCCGTGGTATCCGGGCACAGGGTCACGGGGTGAAACAGGACACGCAAGAGGCCTCGGTTCGACTCTTAACCTGCCCGTCAAAGCATTTACTCAACCGGAAGATCAACTCTCCGCATTCGAGGCCGCGATCGGCGAGATATCCTCAAGATTCACTCCAGACATGATCTTTGTTTCAGCGGGGTTCGACGCTCATCGGTCAGATCCGCTCGGACAACTTCAGCTCGAAGATCCCGATTTCAGATCGATGACCCGAATAGTTCTGGACTGGGCGGACGAGGCATGTCAAGGCCGATTGGTCTCGTGCCTCGAGGGCGGCTACAATCTTGAGACGCTCGGCCAAACCGTTCACGAACACGTGATCGAACTGAATGCCGCAAACTAG
- a CDS encoding enoyl-CoA hydratase/isomerase family protein: protein MNFETVDYQRSDAVATITMNRPDALNALSLQLSQDLRSAIELAIRENSRAIILTGAGRAFCSGGDLREMKALGEKEGKIETFLDTPLKALHDVIALIRETPIPFIAAVNGVCAGAGTNFALACDLVIAAEDATFNEAFVRIGLSPDCGGTFFLPRAIGEKLAAELFMTGGSIDAKRAAAIGMINRVVAPSELTSETFALAARLASGPTGSIGRIKQLMNSTFSNNLRQQMDLEADRQLESGRSSDFGEGVAAFFEKRPPVFTGK from the coding sequence ATGAATTTTGAAACTGTTGATTATCAACGATCGGACGCGGTCGCGACGATCACAATGAACCGCCCGGACGCCCTGAATGCCCTTTCGCTTCAATTGTCTCAGGATCTTCGCTCCGCGATCGAACTTGCGATTCGCGAAAATTCGCGTGCGATCATACTAACCGGAGCGGGACGCGCATTTTGTTCAGGCGGAGACCTTCGTGAAATGAAGGCCCTCGGCGAAAAAGAAGGTAAGATCGAGACATTTCTCGATACGCCGCTTAAGGCCCTGCATGACGTCATTGCCCTGATCCGCGAAACGCCCATTCCGTTCATTGCTGCCGTAAACGGAGTTTGTGCAGGTGCCGGCACCAACTTTGCCCTTGCCTGCGACCTCGTGATAGCTGCAGAAGACGCGACCTTCAACGAAGCTTTTGTCCGAATCGGACTCTCCCCCGACTGTGGCGGGACTTTTTTTCTACCGCGTGCGATCGGTGAAAAGCTGGCCGCAGAACTCTTCATGACCGGTGGGTCGATCGATGCAAAACGCGCCGCGGCCATCGGCATGATCAACCGCGTCGTGGCTCCGTCGGAACTCACATCAGAAACCTTCGCCCTCGCCGCTAGACTTGCATCAGGACCGACCGGCTCGATCGGCCGGATCAAACAATTGATGAACTCGACCTTCTCAAATAATCTACGGCAGCAAATGGATCTAGAAGCCGATCGACAGCTGGAATCCGGACGGTCATCCGATTTTGGCGAAGGTGTCGCAGCTTTTTTTGAAAAGCGTCCGCCGGTCTTCACGGGTAAATAG
- a CDS encoding FAD-binding oxidoreductase, giving the protein MVNAGTVIIGAGVVGASVAYHLTERGATDVLILERETVQGLGSTGAATGGVRAQFETEINILMSVYSLSFFRRWHHECGYQPRGYLFFATTDDQLEYLRRNVETQRSLGVRDIGLVNRERIRELVPGMNCDDILGGSFGANDGFIDPLAVMEGFTKGALRSGSQIRFGTQVTKIIVKDNKIIGVETDQGRITCERAVLCTGAWAKLLAATAGVDLPVEPMRRQIVWARSDRPFAKKLPMVIDLGTGFHFRPARDSTHELMFAYPDPDEPPSFNRDLDDRFVETIREKARERAPWLYETNVIREKCRVGLYETTPDHHAILGGCDIEGLYFANGFSGHGVMHSPATGRALAEIILNGRAEFLDVSMLSLDRFEKGELLHETAFI; this is encoded by the coding sequence ATGGTGAATGCAGGAACCGTCATCATCGGAGCTGGTGTTGTTGGCGCGAGCGTCGCCTATCATCTAACGGAACGCGGGGCAACGGACGTTTTGATCCTGGAACGCGAGACGGTACAGGGCCTCGGATCGACCGGTGCTGCCACCGGCGGAGTGCGCGCTCAGTTTGAGACTGAGATCAACATACTGATGTCGGTCTATTCGCTCAGCTTCTTTCGCCGGTGGCATCACGAATGCGGCTATCAGCCGAGAGGATACCTCTTTTTTGCGACGACTGACGATCAGCTCGAATACCTTCGACGCAATGTCGAAACACAACGATCGCTCGGAGTACGTGATATCGGTCTGGTCAATCGCGAAAGGATCCGCGAGCTCGTACCTGGGATGAACTGTGACGATATTCTCGGCGGCAGCTTCGGAGCTAACGATGGCTTCATCGATCCGCTTGCCGTAATGGAGGGATTCACCAAAGGAGCCCTGCGGAGCGGCTCTCAAATTCGCTTTGGCACACAGGTCACGAAGATAATTGTCAAAGACAACAAGATCATCGGCGTCGAGACTGACCAGGGCCGCATCACTTGCGAAAGAGCGGTCCTTTGTACCGGAGCCTGGGCAAAACTGCTTGCTGCGACGGCCGGCGTTGATCTTCCCGTCGAACCGATGCGCCGGCAAATAGTCTGGGCAAGGTCGGATCGGCCTTTTGCAAAGAAACTCCCAATGGTCATCGACCTCGGAACCGGATTTCATTTTCGCCCGGCGAGAGATTCGACGCATGAACTTATGTTCGCATATCCGGATCCCGATGAACCGCCATCCTTCAATCGTGATCTTGATGACCGATTCGTCGAGACGATCAGGGAAAAGGCGAGAGAACGAGCACCATGGCTGTACGAAACCAATGTCATTCGGGAAAAATGCCGTGTCGGCCTGTATGAAACAACGCCGGATCACCACGCGATACTTGGTGGCTGCGACATCGAGGGCCTATATTTTGCCAACGGGTTTTCAGGCCATGGCGTAATGCATTCGCCCGCGACCGGCCGTGCCCTTGCCGAGATCATCCTTAACGGACGTGCCGAGTTTCTCGATGTCTCGATGCTTTCACTCGACCGGTTCGAAAAAGGCGAATTGCTTCACGAAACTGCATTTATTTGA
- the phnE gene encoding phosphonate ABC transporter, permease protein PhnE encodes MSAIPRLTFRERFTAFRATLVLFVIAIVVSLPALTGSGRDLDYFANLHQFAAKFFPPDLSIAPQVLTALWETIQIAVMATFVAASLALPLAAAGSNTIAPKWLNFAIRIVLNFIRTLPSLIWALVAVAVVGPNPLAGVIGLTFYSIGYLGKFFSDAFESVDTSVSDGLREIGAHPIQAFQYGMLPQLKPLVLSHVLWMLEYNIRSAAIIGYVGAGGIGLLLHTYQEFGQWSRFSTVLLFILILVTTLDLFGEWLRAKILRQD; translated from the coding sequence ATGAGCGCAATTCCAAGGCTGACATTTCGCGAACGATTCACGGCCTTCCGTGCGACGCTCGTACTTTTTGTGATCGCGATCGTCGTCTCGCTACCGGCTTTGACCGGATCAGGACGCGATCTCGATTACTTTGCGAATCTTCATCAATTCGCCGCAAAGTTCTTTCCGCCCGACCTTTCGATCGCGCCGCAGGTACTCACGGCGTTGTGGGAAACGATCCAGATCGCGGTAATGGCCACGTTTGTCGCCGCTTCCCTCGCGTTGCCGCTCGCGGCTGCCGGTTCGAACACGATAGCACCGAAATGGCTCAATTTCGCGATACGCATTGTTCTGAACTTTATTCGCACGCTGCCCAGTTTGATATGGGCTCTCGTCGCAGTCGCGGTCGTCGGCCCCAACCCGCTCGCCGGTGTGATCGGACTGACCTTTTATAGTATCGGTTATCTCGGAAAGTTTTTCTCCGATGCATTCGAATCTGTAGACACGTCGGTCTCGGATGGACTTCGCGAGATCGGCGCTCATCCCATCCAAGCGTTTCAATACGGAATGCTCCCGCAGTTGAAGCCGCTTGTCCTGAGTCATGTGCTATGGATGTTGGAATATAATATTCGGTCGGCGGCGATCATCGGATATGTTGGTGCCGGAGGCATCGGTCTGCTGCTTCATACGTATCAGGAGTTTGGCCAATGGTCTCGCTTTTCGACCGTGCTGCTATTCATCCTGATACTTGTGACGACACTCGATCTTTTTGGCGAATGGCTCCGGGCAAAGATCTTGCGACAGGATTAA
- a CDS encoding TonB-dependent receptor plug domain-containing protein, with amino-acid sequence MSRLKGSVIDTFGSSIPGARVRLYSAGRSTRLETASDPDGRFEFSAPPGGYILSIRAEGFAPVERKIYLAGTALELTTELSPTPIAAEVMIASSYLAGTVSSLDEVPGAVDRLDRLTLENSRVFNFSEALRKISGLTIRDEEGFGLRPNIGIRGTNPTRSTKVLLLEDGVPLAYAPYGDNASYYHPPIERYTEVEVLKGSSQIAFGPQTIGGVINYITPNPTDKPSFGVRLTGGNRRFFNGSLTGSGTIGRTGIFAGYNLKLGQGSRVNIDSKLNDLMTKVVQQLNTRNAITLKFSYFGEVSNVTYSGLTESEFEANPRQNPFRNDYFYGDRFGFSVGHSAVISPSITIMTNVYANLFDRDWWRQSSNSGQRPNRLNVDPDCLSMADLNTTCGNEGRLRKYETYGIDPQITYTYNASSSIRGELRGGFRIHWEFQDRRQENGDVPTSRSGIASEINVRRNFAASGFVQNKFVFGRFSVTPGLRIERIKIARTNLLTSPISEGETIVYETIPGIGVAWAGLPRTTIFGGVHRGFSPPRAEDIITNDGGIVELDPERSWNYEAGIRSIPLRGLRFEATFFRLDYQNQIVPASIAGGAAAVLTNGGRTLHQGVEFSGHFDSDKYFSSRHNVFVRTAITLLPIAEFRGTRLSTTTSSALLNLYCPAQRRLTAIQCSISGNRLPYVPKTTAVTSFGYSHAKGLSAFVENVFTSKQFGDDLNAGFPTANGQIGPIRSQVYWNATVNYRIEAWRTTLFVTSKNIADRTFIVDRVRGLLPSSPRLIHAGFSLNF; translated from the coding sequence ATGTCCCGACTAAAGGGCAGCGTAATTGACACGTTTGGATCATCTATCCCCGGCGCCCGTGTAAGACTTTACTCTGCCGGACGTTCAACACGGCTCGAAACCGCAAGCGACCCAGACGGCCGGTTCGAATTCTCGGCCCCGCCAGGTGGTTATATACTATCGATCCGTGCCGAAGGCTTCGCGCCCGTTGAACGCAAAATATACCTCGCTGGTACAGCATTAGAATTGACTACCGAGCTTTCTCCGACACCCATAGCGGCTGAGGTGATGATCGCGTCGAGCTATCTTGCGGGTACGGTAAGCAGCCTGGACGAGGTTCCTGGAGCGGTAGATCGGCTAGATCGCTTAACACTTGAAAATTCGCGGGTGTTCAATTTTTCTGAGGCTCTTCGTAAGATCAGCGGGCTGACGATTCGAGACGAAGAGGGATTCGGACTGCGCCCGAACATCGGTATCCGTGGAACGAATCCGACGCGTTCGACGAAAGTGCTGCTTCTCGAGGATGGGGTCCCGCTGGCGTATGCTCCATACGGCGACAATGCCTCGTATTATCATCCGCCGATCGAACGATACACCGAGGTTGAGGTTCTAAAAGGCTCGAGCCAGATAGCATTCGGCCCGCAGACTATCGGCGGTGTCATCAATTACATCACCCCGAACCCGACCGATAAACCGTCGTTCGGAGTCCGGCTGACCGGCGGAAACCGGCGTTTTTTCAACGGTTCCCTTACCGGCAGCGGGACGATCGGCAGGACCGGAATTTTTGCCGGTTACAATCTAAAGCTCGGGCAGGGTTCACGGGTGAACATCGATTCCAAGTTGAATGACCTAATGACCAAGGTCGTTCAGCAATTGAATACTAGAAACGCGATCACACTCAAATTCAGCTATTTTGGCGAGGTTTCGAATGTCACCTATTCGGGTTTGACCGAATCGGAGTTCGAAGCCAACCCGCGGCAAAATCCGTTCAGAAACGACTATTTTTATGGTGACCGCTTTGGCTTTTCGGTTGGCCATTCAGCTGTGATCTCACCGTCGATCACCATAATGACGAACGTTTATGCGAATCTTTTCGACAGAGATTGGTGGCGGCAGTCGTCAAATTCGGGCCAGCGCCCAAATCGGCTGAACGTTGACCCCGACTGTCTGAGTATGGCCGACCTGAATACCACCTGCGGCAACGAGGGGCGTTTAAGAAAATACGAGACATACGGTATCGACCCGCAGATAACCTATACCTATAACGCGTCTTCATCCATACGCGGTGAATTGCGCGGCGGTTTTCGCATCCACTGGGAATTTCAGGATCGTCGGCAGGAGAACGGCGATGTTCCGACGAGCAGAAGCGGGATCGCTTCGGAGATCAACGTCCGCCGCAATTTCGCGGCCTCCGGATTCGTTCAAAACAAGTTCGTCTTTGGCCGATTCTCCGTCACGCCCGGTCTTCGTATCGAACGTATCAAAATTGCTCGAACGAACTTGTTGACGTCGCCGATATCGGAAGGCGAGACGATCGTCTACGAGACGATCCCCGGAATCGGGGTCGCATGGGCCGGGTTGCCGCGAACGACGATCTTCGGTGGCGTACATCGCGGCTTTTCGCCCCCACGCGCCGAGGACATTATCACCAACGACGGTGGTATCGTCGAACTGGATCCGGAGAGAAGCTGGAACTATGAAGCAGGTATTCGAAGTATTCCTCTTCGCGGCCTTCGATTTGAAGCAACATTTTTCCGGCTTGATTACCAGAATCAAATAGTCCCCGCGAGTATTGCGGGCGGAGCAGCGGCAGTTCTTACTAACGGCGGCAGAACGCTTCACCAGGGGGTCGAATTTTCCGGACATTTCGATTCCGACAAGTACTTTAGTTCTCGCCATAATGTATTTGTGCGAACCGCCATTACGCTTTTGCCCATCGCCGAATTCCGCGGAACGAGGCTCAGCACAACGACATCGTCTGCCTTGTTGAATCTCTATTGCCCGGCGCAGCGGCGGCTTACCGCGATACAATGTTCGATCAGCGGGAATCGTCTTCCATACGTACCCAAAACAACTGCAGTTACGAGTTTCGGGTACTCTCACGCGAAAGGACTCTCAGCATTCGTTGAGAATGTATTTACGTCGAAGCAGTTCGGGGATGACCTGAATGCCGGATTCCCGACGGCCAATGGTCAGATCGGGCCGATACGATCTCAGGTCTATTGGAATGCAACGGTCAATTACCGGATCGAAGCCTGGCGAACCACCTTGTTTGTCACAAGCAAGAACATCGCGGATCGGACGTTCATAGTCGATCGGGTCCGCGGACTGTTGCCGTCGAGTCCACGATTGATCCATGCGGGCTTCAGTTTGAATTTCTAG
- a CDS encoding ATP-binding cassette domain-containing protein, translating into MFENGQIATTPAVRVEGLTVERDGRRLFSDMSWALDRGQLLAITGPSGVGKSSLLSAVTGRLPAAAGRIFRPADQTSGIIFQDLRLTKELTVLTNVLCGGLGRMNWWSTLAGFSAPERERAFDVLSNLEIDHLCHKPVRKVSGGEQQRTAIARVLFQQPGLILADEPTANLDLSLSERVMRSIRNECDTAGSAVICVLHDTEFVDRFADAELRLGIQNEIGWEIRETERPK; encoded by the coding sequence ATGTTTGAGAACGGCCAGATCGCGACAACACCGGCCGTCCGAGTCGAAGGCCTGACCGTCGAGCGCGACGGTCGAAGGCTTTTCAGCGACATGTCGTGGGCGTTGGATCGCGGCCAGTTACTTGCAATAACCGGGCCTTCTGGCGTCGGTAAATCGAGCCTGCTTTCTGCTGTCACCGGAAGGCTGCCGGCGGCAGCGGGCAGGATATTCCGGCCGGCCGATCAGACGTCAGGGATAATCTTCCAAGATCTGAGGCTAACGAAGGAGCTGACGGTCCTTACAAATGTACTTTGCGGCGGTCTAGGACGGATGAATTGGTGGTCAACCCTAGCAGGCTTTTCAGCGCCCGAGCGTGAACGGGCTTTCGATGTACTCTCAAACCTCGAAATAGATCATTTGTGTCACAAACCGGTCCGGAAGGTCTCGGGCGGCGAGCAGCAGCGAACCGCGATCGCCCGGGTGCTTTTTCAACAGCCCGGCCTTATCCTTGCCGACGAACCGACGGCCAACCTTGATCTTTCGCTCTCCGAGCGGGTGATGAGGTCGATTCGTAACGAGTGCGATACGGCCGGGAGCGCGGTGATATGTGTGCTTCACGATACCGAGTTCGTCGACAGGTTTGCTGATGCAGAACTCCGGCTCGGTATTCAGAACGAAATCGGATGGGAGATTCGCGAGACGGAACGTCCGAAATGA